TTTTGCACTAACAATTTCGCTTCCTTCACTTGTCTTTGGGCAATATAAAAAGGAAGTAGGGATTATTGTGGGATCAGCCAATTACCTAGGTGAAATAGGCGGAAAAGAAAAGTCCAGAAGAGATTTTGTGCTCGATTTAAAACTCGCTCAATCACGCACAAACTTTGGGATGTATTACCGTCAAAAAGTTAAACCAAAGGTATTTGTTACCGGTACATTTAACTATGGTCGCCTTAAAGGTGCTGATACCTTATCGTTAAATCCGGGTAGAAATGGTAGAAGATTAAATTTTAGAAATAATATATTCGAAATTGGACTTTTGGGCGAGTATGTACTTTATCAAAGCAATGGGATTAAGGGGCGAAGTGGGGGTGCACGCAGAGGAGGGTCTAAAAAAGATTTCAGAGCTTATATAACCGGAGGAGTGGCTTGGTTTCATCATAATCCACAAGGAACGGATGCAAACGGAAACTGGGTAGATTTACAACCATTGGGAACCGAAGGGCAAGGCACTCAAGGCAAAGCCGCTAAGTACAAACTTTCTGGAATAGCAATTCCCCTCGGAGCAGGATTTAATTATACTTTAAACAGAAATTACCGTATTGGCTTAGAATTAGGCTGGAGAACAACCTTTACCGATTATTTGGATGATGTGAGTACAGTGTATGTTGACCCAACACGATTTACAACTCCCAGTTCAGGAGTTAACTCAGAATCCTACAAACAAAAGGTTTATTTCTACGACAAAAGCGATAAGCGCCCTTTAACTGACCCAGACCGCAGCGAAGTTGCAGCAGCCGGAGAAAATTACGGATATGACTTTGCTCGAGGAGTAGAGCAAAAAAGAGGTGACGATAAACACAACGACTCCTATATGTTTTTACAAATTAAAGCAGGTTATGTTTTAACAGGCAAGAGCAAATTTTACCGCAATAAGTCTAGCTATGTTTCAAGAAGTAAATACAAGAAACGTAGGGTAAGAGCTAAATTCTAAAATTAAAAAAGAGCGATTGATTCGCTCTTTTTTTTTGAATGTAAAATTAATTTCATCATCAAATTAAATTTCAAATCTTGCGCCTAAGCGCGTCTATTCTTATCCTCCTTCAAGCGTCTTTTCTCTTCCATCTTTTCTTCTCTCGATTTTGTTTGCTTTATGATGCGCACTCCTAAAAAGATGCCTACCTTATAATTAAAATAGGATGTTTTTAAGGATTGAAAGGAACTCCGAGCATACTCCACATTTGCGTATAATCCGGTGTAAACCGTTTTTCCATTAAATCCAAGGCTGGCGCGTGCTCGAGAAAGAAAGGGCAGGTTTACTTTTTTAGATATAATGGTATCTGCATACTGCCTGTTGAATTGCGCGCCGGTTCCGACATAAAAAGAGCTGGCGAAATAAAATTTTTGATACACCAAATTAGAAGCAAAACCGGGCATCACAAACCACAAATTTTGTCGCAATTCGCTTAAGAAACGCAGTTTATCGTAATATTTTGTAACTGCAGTATCCAGCAGCAATCCACCACTTCGGCTCAATTTATTTTGATCAAATCCATACCAAATAATAAACGTAGCAGCCGATTTTTTTTGAAACTCTGTTTGTGCAAAAGCAGCTTTATAACTAAAACGCGTATCATTGGTAACAATGCGCATACTAAGTCCCCAATGTCTTGAATTTAAATCCCTATCGTAATTCGGAATGGCTTGAAAGAAATGTGTATTTCGGGAATAATAATTATGTTTATAGCTATCGTAAAAGCCTTCAAAGCTTACTTTGCGACCAAGGATGTTTAATTTAAAATCCTTAAAGTCGGTAACTTCCTTATTAGAAGGATTGAAGTATTTTTTAGTGAACCTGAAATCATAGCCAAAACCACCAAACATAAAATTAAATGCAAAGCCAGCTGAAAAGGGAATGTAACTTCCATAATTGAGCTGTGCATTCTTCAAATCCGATTTTGTATAAACTACTGAACTAATTGGAGCCGTTGAATACCTGAAATCATTTTGATTGAGCAGCAATTTGAAGTTAAGCTTTGTCTTAAACCGAGCGATATACGCCGCATCAATTTCTCCAGCCTGCGCGGAAAGGGCAAAATGAAAAATGAAGAACAGGGCAATTATTTTTTTGTAGGGTATCCTTTTTATGCTGTTTAGATAGCTTACCTTCGCATGCAAATTTTTATTCATACAAGATGATAGTATTCAGTTATTTTTTGTACTATTTTATTTTAATACCGCTCTCTCTCCTACCCTTTCCGGTGCTTTATGGGATTTCGAATGGGGCATTTTACCTACTTTATTATGTATTTCCTTACCGAAAAAAAATCGTTTTAGAGAATTTACGGAAATCTTTTCCTGAAAAATCAGAAGTAGAAATAAATCGTATCGCTAAAAAATTCTATCGCCACTTTTGTGATTTAGCGGTTGAAAGTATAAAAGTATTTACGATTTCGAAAGCATCCCTAATGAGCCGACTAACTGTTACCGGTCCCGATTTAATGAAAAAGTACTACGATGAAAAGCGCAGTCTGATTTTAGTTACCGGCCATTATGCCAATTGGGAATGGGCAGCTGTTTCGATCGGATTGTATGGTCCGCACAAACCACTTGGTATCTACCAGCGCATTTCAAACAAATTTTTTGACGATAAAATGCAACAAACGCGCAATCGATTTGGCACCATTTTAATGTCGACCAAAGAAGTTTCCGAATTTTTTGAACGCTATAAAAATGAATTAACAATGACCGGATTTATAGCGGATCAAAGCCCGGGAAAAGTTCAAAATGCGCATTGGATGCAGTTTTTAAATCAAGATACTCCTGTTTCCTTTGGCTCTGAAAAGTATGCACGACAATACAATATGGTAGTGCTTTATGGAAAAATCACAAAAGTAAAACGTGGTCATTATCAAGTAGAATATGAATTGGTAACAGATGAACCGAATGCATTGGCTCCTAATGAAATTACTGAAAGACATACACGCATCAACGAAAAATTAATTAAGGCCGCACCGGAGTATTGGTTGTGGACGCATCGGCGTTGGAAGCATAAGAGGATTGTGGATTGAGGATTTTGGAATTAGGAATTAGGAATTAGGAATTAGGTTTTGGAATTTTTATTTGAGATTAATACATGTCAACACCACTAGCGGAGCGGCTTCGTCCTAATAATTTTGATAGTTACATTGGTCAAAAACATTTGATTGGTGAGGGAGCTGTTTTGCGAAAAGCGATTGAGAGTGAAGTGCTTCCCTCTTTGATTTTATGGGGCCCTCCGGGTGTTGGTAAGACCACCTTGGCGAATATTATTTCTCAAAAATTAAAGCGACCTTTTTATGCACTTAGTGCAATAAATTCGGGTGTGAAAGATATACGGGAAGTAATTGACAAAGCGAAGAGTCAGGCATTTTTTGGCACCAATAACCCCATTTTATTTATTGATGAAATTCATCGTTTTAGCAAATCGCAACAAGATTCTTTGCTGGGTGCTGTTGAAAAGGGAATTGTAACGCTCATTGGAGCCACTACTGAAAATCCATCCTTTGAAGTAATCTCTCCGCTCCTTTCGCGCTGTCAGATTTATGTCTTAAAAAATTTAGAGAAAGCCGATTTGATTTTGCTCCTTAATCAGGCAATGGAACAAGATGAAGTGCTAAAGAAGAAAAAAATCAAAATTGAAGAATACGAAGCCTTGCTGCGCCTTTCGGGAGGTGATGCTCGAAAATTGTTGAATACCTTTGAGTTAGTTGTAAATTCCATTTCAGGAAGTAGCATCACAATTAACAATGAACTTGTAATGCAGAGTGTGCAACAAAACTTGGCTTTGTATGATAAGAATGGGGAACAACATTACGACATTATTTCAGCATTTATTAAATCGATGCGCGGAAGCGACCCAAATGCGGCTGTGTATTGGTTGGCGCGTATGCTTGAAGGCGGCGAGGATCCGCTGTTTATTGCACGCCGCATGTTAATTTTAGCAAGCGAAGACATTGGCAATGCAAATCCTACTGCCTTGGTAATAGCAAACAATTGTTTTCAGGCGGTGAATGTAATTGGCATGCCTGAAAGTCGAATTATTTTATCGCAAGCAGCGACCTATTTAGCCTGCTCAGCCAAGAGTAATGCAGCCTACATGGCAATTGGTGAGGCGCAGCAATTGGTAAAATCGAGTGGTGATTTGCCGGTACCCCTGCATTTACGAAATGCTCCTACCAAACTTATGAAGGATTTGGGTTATGGAAAGGAATATGATTATGCACATAGTCACGAACAGAATTTTATAAATCAAGAATACTTGCCGGATGCCCTAAGCGGAACCAAACTTTTTACTCCCGGTAACAATGCCCGCGAAAACGAAATGAGGGAGCGGTTAAAGAGGCTGTGGCAGGATAAATACAAGTATTGATTTTAAGTTTTTGATATTTGTTCAAACATCAAAAAAAATGCGTTTGGTCCGAGTTTATTCAAACAGCTTTTAATGCCTCAAAACGTATATCCAATGCTAGTTTCCCAATAATCCGCTTGACCTAAATTTGCTTTCACATAGGAGCCAATATATACCTGGTTCTTATACCTTTTGTAAGTATCAAACAAATAATACTGAAAGCCAAACTTGCTGGTAAACCAGGATTTTAGATGTTCTTTAGAGGAAATAGTGCGTTGACTATTTATTATTTCGCGGTAAAGCGGATTGTATATAAATACGCCTCCCTGTAGCACAAAGCTGAGGTGTTTCCACATAAATTCATGTCCTAAAAAAAAGATGGAAGTGCTGCTTTTTAATTTCTCTTGTGATGCAAATACTTCGTTAGATACAATAAAATCATGTGCACCGGTATTGTAATTTGCTTCCACTCCCACTTGAAAAATCCCTTTGTAGGAATATCTTTTTGTAAAAAAAATGGAAGCGAGATAAATGGGGTATTTAGGTCCGTTGCTTGGTCCCAAGGTTCCGCCGCGTTCATTTATTCCTAATCCAACTTTTACATTGAGGTGAAATTTTTTATTCCTTTCGGGAGACGCTTGTGCAGTATATTTATTTTGCCGGAGGTATGGATAATAACTGATAGCTGCTCGAAAATTTACTGAATTCAAACCGAGATTTGGCAATTGATAATGTGCATTGCTAAAATGAAAATAAGAAGCACCTGCGCTAAGCGAGAAGCGTTCTGTTAATCGGTATTTAAGCCCTAAAACAAAGGAAGCCACAGCAGTAACATGTGAGCCAATGACAATATTTTCAGTATTGTTTTGAATGTTATAAGGTTGGTTAAAATAGGCAAAGCCAAATCCAATTTTTCTTTGAACGACCAGTTTTTTTTCGGTTTTATTTTCGAAATTGATGAATGCGAAAGATGCGAATACATTTCCCAATACTTTTTTATTTCCGAGTGTCCCAAACAAAAAACTCACACCTGTTTCGGGAAAATGATAATATTGATGCCAGCTTTCGGCACCGTTGCATTGGCGCAGTAGCGAAAATTCAGTGAGTTGTGAAATGCCTACTTTGGGGAAAGCGGGATGGTTTACCACGGCTTTGCCAAGGTTTTCGGCGAGTTCGTAATGCAGTTCGCTTTTTTTTAACGCTAAGGAATCAGATGCATTTACATTATATATGTAGAATAAAAACACACCAAATGTGGCTATTCGTATTGTTTTTTCCAAAAATTGAAATTTCATTTTTTGTGCAATATTCCTTATCACGAAATTCTGAATGAAAGACAATATGATTATTTTTTTATTATCTTTTGCTTCCAATCGTCCCCACTAAAAATAAAAATGCCTGAATTCAATTGTTCAATATTCCATTCAAATGTAGACGAGTTTATGGTTTTTTTTTCAATTAAAATACCTCTACCATCAATTAAACTAACCGTTCCCAAATCCTTATCCTTTCTGATCAGGTGAACTATTTGTTGCACAGGAATGGGAAATAAGTTTATAAAGTCATTTCCATTTTCTTTTATCATAACAGCAGTGACTGTTACATTTGTAGTATTGGTGACTACAGGGGTATTATAATCGAAGTAGATGTTTGCATAATTTGGAATATGAGTACCTAACGTAAGGTTAGCTTTTTGCTTTATCCTAAATTTTATAAAACCATGAGATTCTTTCTCATTATGATTTGAATCGAGAAGTAAAATGTTCGAAAAATTCCATTTTGCAATACCCTTATCAACAGTGCAAGAATTTTGATGTGATGCTGAAATATTTTCCAATGAAACTACATCTAAATAATGAGATAGCGAATCTGTAATTAATACAGAAAATGCGGTATCTGTGCCTGTATTTTGAAAACGAATGATATATTCTAAATAATCTTGCATTTCCGGTGAAACAAATTCAGGATTAACTGTTTTTTGATTTGGATCAAAAGAACCAATAATTATGGAATGGTTGGAACAAAAATTATTATTTGGCGTTGTATCATTGTAAACAGAAGTAATCCAAGATTGAGCAGTAATAGGAGTTCCAATACTGGAATTTGCAAATACTGAATCAGTAATAATTATTGTTCCCATTTGATTTGGGGAAAGGTTACCTATTGACCAAATAAGTGTATCACCATTTGAATTAAATGGTCTATTAGCGGAAATGTTTGCTACTTGTATCGGTTTTAAGAACTTTACTTGAGCATTTAAAATTGGCATCGTGCCCACATTTTCATAATCAATATTATATGTTGCTCTAAATCCTGGTCGGGCAAAACCATTCAATTCCATTTTAAGCTCTAAATCAGCAACATTGGGAATAGCTTGCAAGCCAAAATAAATTGATTGAATATTACTACCCGACATATTTATTGTTTGTTGTGGGTTATTTGTGCACGAATAATATTTCGGAACAAAAACATCAAAGATAAAGACACCTGTGTCACAAACCGCGATAAAATACCCACTCGAGTCAGAATAAATTGCATTATTACCTGAGTAGTTAATTTTTGTAATTAAACCATTTTCTAAAGAGTCAATATGACCATTTCCATTCATATCATTAAAAACAAAACCATCCAAATTCAAATATCTACAATATCGAGTTTGGGGCGAGCAAATAATCGGATTAGCAGGTAAAGAATTAAGACTTGAAGGGACATTAGGTATACAATTTATAAAAGTGTTTCTAAATTCTAACTCAAAAAGACCGGAAGGCAAACTGGGTAAGCAAAATAATGGATTATTATTACAATGAAGTATATTCAGTTTGGCAGGTAAAGCTGGTAAACTGCCTAACTGATTTGAATCACAGAGCAGGTATTTAAGAGAATCCGGCAATAAGGGAAGACTTGTTAAATGATTTTTGTTACACTGTAAATTAGTTATTCCATTTGGCAATGGCGGGAGGATAGTTAAGAGATTATTTCTACAAAGCAATGTATTTAGGGTATTGGGCATTAGTGGTAAGGTTCCAATCACATTATCATGACAATAAAATACCTCCAAAAAAGGCGGTAATGAATCCGGAAGATTGGAAATATGGTTGCCGTTTATTCCCAAGAATGTAAGAGTAGCTGGCAACTTAGGCAGTTGTGTTAAATTATCCTCTTGACAATCCAAAACTTTTAGCGACGTAAAAAACTCTACCCCCTCTAAACTCGTAATATTTTGAAATCTCTCAAACAAAACTATTTCCGTTTTAATTGGAATACAAGTTGTTATCAAAGAATCATTGACTGTAAAACAGGAAGGATAATGTTGCTTTAAATCATGCCTAAAAACAGAATCCGGGACCCAAAAATTTTGTGAAAATGTTTCAGTCGAAAGCAAAAGCACAAAAAACAAACACATTAGTTTTTTCATTTTCACCCTTTTAAGTAATTATTAGACAAGTAGTTTATCAATAGCTTTCGCCAATTTTCTATCCTTATCGGTAACAACATCTCCGGCATCGTGCGTATTCAAGTTAATTTCCACCTTATTGTACACATTTTTCCAGTTGGGGTGATGGTTCATTTTTTCAGCAATTAATGCTACACGTGTCATAAAAGCAAAAGCTTCGCTGAAATCCTTAAAAGTAAAGGTTTTATTTAGGGAGTTTTTATTTTCTTTCCACATGGCTTTTTTAGTTATAGAGTTGTTGAATTTACAATGTCATCCTGAGCGTAGTCGAAGAGTGAGTTATTGGGTTATTGGGTTACTGGGTTATTGGGTTATTGAATTTACAATGTCATCCTGAGCGAAGTCGAAGGGTGATTTATTGAGTTATTTCGTTAATGCGTTAATGAAAAATTAAGCTATTCTAAAATTAGTGAATCTATTCATCCTCCAATCGGCTAATTGGCTAATTGGCTAATCAGCTAATCATTTACATTTATAATAACTGCACTAAAATTAAACAAATTAGTTACCAAAAGGCTTATTGAATTATTTTATTTTGTACCTCCTATCTGCGAATCCTAATTTTTACCTACCCTCCAACTTAAAAAGAACAAATTCAAAGCATCGATTATTATTATGATTCCCGGATGTTCGACGACACATCCTGAAATACCGACATCGGTCACCCACAAATTTATGCGTTTTAATTGTCATCCATTTCCCAAAGCTTGCTTAAATGTCCGCTTATTTAAAAATAAAAAGAGTTAGTCATGCGTTAGGTATTAGTTCAGATAAGGGTTTGACAAAATTTTGTTTTCATCCTTAGGTAATTTTTTAAAAAAATTGAAACCTGTTGCTTTCAGTTGCGTAAAAGACTGTAATTAACTCCCAAAAAAATGAAAACGCTAATTTGTATCCTCAGCATCTTACTGTTTAGTAGCTTCAAAAAAGACAAAAGTCCGATTCGTGAGTGGACTAGGTATGATATTGATTTCGAAGACTTTAAAGCTACTGCCGACAAAAAAAGCACTTTCGATGCGGTTACCGAATGTGGTATACAGTATGAAATGTACGTAGAAAATGACAGTGCTTTTATTAGGGTTGTTGCTGTACTCAATCGAAAAAAATCGTGGATTAAAGAAAAAAACTCTGAAGTGCTTAACCACGAACAAGGGCATTTTAATATTTGCGAGAGAAGCGCCAGAATGTTCAGAAAAAATATTGCTAACTATAAAGGAGAACTCACTGCCCAAAACATTAATGACGTAATGACTAAGTTGCTGGAGGAAGCAAGTGAATCTAATCGATTAAATCAAAATATG
This portion of the Bacteroidota bacterium genome encodes:
- a CDS encoding replication-associated recombination protein A, which encodes MSTPLAERLRPNNFDSYIGQKHLIGEGAVLRKAIESEVLPSLILWGPPGVGKTTLANIISQKLKRPFYALSAINSGVKDIREVIDKAKSQAFFGTNNPILFIDEIHRFSKSQQDSLLGAVEKGIVTLIGATTENPSFEVISPLLSRCQIYVLKNLEKADLILLLNQAMEQDEVLKKKKIKIEEYEALLRLSGGDARKLLNTFELVVNSISGSSITINNELVMQSVQQNLALYDKNGEQHYDIISAFIKSMRGSDPNAAVYWLARMLEGGEDPLFIARRMLILASEDIGNANPTALVIANNCFQAVNVIGMPESRIILSQAATYLACSAKSNAAYMAIGEAQQLVKSSGDLPVPLHLRNAPTKLMKDLGYGKEYDYAHSHEQNFINQEYLPDALSGTKLFTPGNNARENEMRERLKRLWQDKYKY
- a CDS encoding lipid A biosynthesis acyltransferase; its protein translation is MIVFSYFLYYFILIPLSLLPFPVLYGISNGAFYLLYYVFPYRKKIVLENLRKSFPEKSEVEINRIAKKFYRHFCDLAVESIKVFTISKASLMSRLTVTGPDLMKKYYDEKRSLILVTGHYANWEWAAVSIGLYGPHKPLGIYQRISNKFFDDKMQQTRNRFGTILMSTKEVSEFFERYKNELTMTGFIADQSPGKVQNAHWMQFLNQDTPVSFGSEKYARQYNMVVLYGKITKVKRGHYQVEYELVTDEPNALAPNEITERHTRINEKLIKAAPEYWLWTHRRWKHKRIVD
- a CDS encoding DUF4421 family protein — translated: MNKNLHAKVSYLNSIKRIPYKKIIALFFIFHFALSAQAGEIDAAYIARFKTKLNFKLLLNQNDFRYSTAPISSVVYTKSDLKNAQLNYGSYIPFSAGFAFNFMFGGFGYDFRFTKKYFNPSNKEVTDFKDFKLNILGRKVSFEGFYDSYKHNYYSRNTHFFQAIPNYDRDLNSRHWGLSMRIVTNDTRFSYKAAFAQTEFQKKSAATFIIWYGFDQNKLSRSGGLLLDTAVTKYYDKLRFLSELRQNLWFVMPGFASNLVYQKFYFASSFYVGTGAQFNRQYADTIISKKVNLPFLSRARASLGFNGKTVYTGLYANVEYARSSFQSLKTSYFNYKVGIFLGVRIIKQTKSREEKMEEKRRLKEDKNRRA
- a CDS encoding DUF922 domain-containing protein; the protein is MKTLICILSILLFSSFKKDKSPIREWTRYDIDFEDFKATADKKSTFDAVTECGIQYEMYVENDSAFIRVVAVLNRKKSWIKEKNSEVLNHEQGHFNICERSARMFRKNIANYKGELTAQNINDVMTKLLEEASESNRLNQNMYESAVDDYRIQKYWDNLIVADIDSLNDYKNSLVIIGLKE
- a CDS encoding 4a-hydroxytetrahydrobiopterin dehydratase, translating into MWKENKNSLNKTFTFKDFSEAFAFMTRVALIAEKMNHHPNWKNVYNKVEINLNTHDAGDVVTDKDRKLAKAIDKLLV
- a CDS encoding acyloxyacyl hydrolase is translated as MKFQFLEKTIRIATFGVFLFYIYNVNASDSLALKKSELHYELAENLGKAVVNHPAFPKVGISQLTEFSLLRQCNGAESWHQYYHFPETGVSFLFGTLGNKKVLGNVFASFAFINFENKTEKKLVVQRKIGFGFAYFNQPYNIQNNTENIVIGSHVTAVASFVLGLKYRLTERFSLSAGASYFHFSNAHYQLPNLGLNSVNFRAAISYYPYLRQNKYTAQASPERNKKFHLNVKVGLGINERGGTLGPSNGPKYPIYLASIFFTKRYSYKGIFQVGVEANYNTGAHDFIVSNEVFASQEKLKSSTSIFFLGHEFMWKHLSFVLQGGVFIYNPLYREIINSQRTISSKEHLKSWFTSKFGFQYYLFDTYKRYKNQVYIGSYVKANLGQADYWETSIGYTF